ttcaaacaaaaatggattggacttttagctaacatatttttctttatgaaaaaattatattttttattttgcacaaaAATTTCGCGCCATAGAGTTATTCATGCGTGATGATATTATTGGAacaaagcaaaatatttaatagcgttttaattagatgatattCGTTAATTACTGCTTATGAAATGTATCCATTGCGCCAttgtatctaaaaatgaataaatattttaaaaattacgaaAGATGGAGGGGTTTATcccaaatagtttttttatttttaagtcataTAGTTTGAGCACAACTGTTTGCTCTCGCTCGCCGATAGCAAACAGCTGATATATGGTTTGCTCTCGTTCGGCGATAGCAAACAGCTGATTTATGGTTTGCTCTTGCTCGCTGATAGCAAACAGCAACAAGTATAAAGCACTACACGAGAGAATAAAAAACGAAATACAAAattagaatgaaaaaaaaaagagaaaaacaaGTCTCAAAAAATATAGGAAATCTAATATTCCAAAATTTGCTGGTCGAAGTATAACGaaataggttactataaatTGCAATGATACATGTTTTCCAAAGCAATTTATAATGGGttcagtatttttttgttatcaaaaaattttaagtacgtactatataaaaaactagtaaaGGGGCTACATCGAGCGGAGGAAGGGGTTCCAAACTTTTGTGACGATCTGTGACAAGTGGAAGGGGTTtgacttaaaagaaatttaatataataaaatatttttttatattaaaactatatatttgtctatatatatatatatatatatatatatgtgtgtgtgtgtgtgtgtgtgtgaaaaaatcgaaaaagaaagagaactaaagaaaagaaaattcaaaTCTTTGTTTGAAGATAATCGAGAATAACGCATACCTCTGAACGTCAGAGAAAAGCCTGGTAGGTCTAGAATTAAACAAAATCAGCCTTTACTATTTGAAACTATATTGAAAGTTGCTTTGCATGGATCAGCATCTCATAAAAAACGAAAATAGTTATGTATATAGAAGCATCAAAATGTTAGACCAACTGACTGAACAGTTGAAAATGGAAGGCTTCACAATCAGTAGAAGTAAGTTTTACCTTCGTCTCTTCCCAAAGCGCAGTTCATTTCTTGAGGGCCAGCGTCACGTATCAATGGtaccaataaaattaattagtgCACAGAATGATCAGCATACTAAACATATCGACGGTTTATTTTGTACTGCTACAATAAGGCACTTGGAAGAGTTAGCGTCCATGTTAGGAATGAATGAAGTGTGTTTTTTGAGTCAAGATGACAAAGCTCGTGTTCCAATTGGGCTGACTGCTGCCAAAAAGCAAAGTTTATTTCTAATGCGCTTTGAGTACAGAGTCAGCTTAGCTGATCATAGTTGTGTGATGGCTGCAGAACATAAATTAATTCCATCGGTGTATGCTGGAATCTTACTTCAGTCTAATGGTCTTGGAAACCGAGAAGCAGATATTCCAGACCAAGCTATATAGCTATCGGATCAGGAAAACACTCAAAATAATCCAGCATTCAGCCATGGACTTTTAAAGATTGCTTACACTCAAGGAGTTTGATATCATTAACAGAAGTGGTATTGTTAGATTTGTTAAAccagttttagtttttatagttGCAGGTGACCCCAGAGCCGTAACcataattttgatattaggGGGGTCTATGGTTCTTTTAAAGGAGGGAGgggatataaaatatttgttaaaaatattttacatatatgtttttccctaatatttataatttaaaatcttttaggGGCGCCTAGGCCCCCCTGGCCCCTCGGTATTATGAGTTACATGAACAGCTCCTCTTGTCAATGGATAAGAAATGGTATTACAGTCACTGAAAGCCAAGGTCTTAAAACTCCAGAACGAACAACGGACCCAGCATGCCATCAATATCCATCTCTATCTTTGTTTGCAgtacaaagttaaaaaaatgactaCATCCTTCCCCGCTCTTCTAATCCGTATCGGTTGATTCCATATGACTTATGTACTGTCCATCAATGCAATCCGTAATTAGTGATAGATTCTGCAAGAAATGTCACCAGTACTTTGTATCAATAGTCATGCTGCGCAGTCATAGTGTAACACCATTTTACCAtgggaaaataatttttgctaatttttttttccagcaaTGTTTCATGTCTTATTTGTTATAAGTGGTTCAATTAAGATTCgattactataaatatttaagtttgttttaaatatttaaacttgtagttaatttttaaaatcattttaaggttcattttattcaattattgcATTTAGAATGTGGAATTGCTGCGAGATAATAGTTACTTTATAgaagtaatataaaaagtttcaattattattatatttaactataataaactataattgaacattcaaaaaatattacatcttaatgattataaaatgcaattttataaatcacagaataatttaataataataaagataataataattctcTTTATTATCGCCGCCCTATACAATTTTTCCACCATACaaacaaaaacgaaaaaagttttgaaaaatatttcttatttagttAACTATAGATATTTATTCCTGTCAGGGTTCCTTGGATAAAAATCGCATTCCTTTGATAAAAATCGCATTTATAATACGATTTTTATCCAAGAGCGAGGGGAGTCTAAACTTTAGGGACATCTTGTGACGAGGGGTAGGAAGGGGgtcaaaaattgtattaaattgcATTACGTCGTTTATGGACGGCCCAAAAGTTTTAAAgtcactaaatatattttatagcgatcatttttttgccaaaaacaatttttttttgctttttgtttatatatatatatatacactagtGGCCATTGAAATAAAGCCAGCAgcaaatttttggaaaatacaCAGTTTACTCTAGCAACAAGGTCTAGCAGGCATATTATCAAATGCAATTTTAACCTTACAATACACTGAATAAAGTTCTAGCTCAAACTATGAATAAAAGTCAGTAATTCACAggatatcatttatttttaagcaCAGCATTAATGCGATCAGGCATGCTATGAACAAGTGTTCTACAGTATTCCGGTGTTATTTCTGTCGTCCACACACGCTTCAAAACCTCTTTCAGATCTTTTTCTGATGTAGGACGATGTGCAGCAACTTTCCTTTTCATAATTTGCCAACAATTTTCAATCACATTTAGATCAGGTGAATTTGATGGCCAATCGGAAAGAAGTTCAATGTTGTTGTCTGAAAACCACTTTTGGACAATCTTTGCGGTGTGACAAGAGGCTGAGTCTTGCTGCATAATTGATGCTCCTGAGATGTTCATGTGGATTTGAAGCTTACTTTCAAGAACCTCCAAGTATTTTTTGGCATTGACCTTTTCCCCTTTATCGAAGATGTGCAGTCCACACCGACCACTTGCTGTGATGCCACCCCAGATCATGACGCTTGGTGGATGTTTGACAGTTCTGATGGTGTATTTGGGATTGAATCGCTGAGAGACAGGACGTCTGACATAATTTTAACCAGGGCCTCGTAGCTGCTGAAAGGTACTTTCATCTGTGAACATGACTCTCTCCCTTGACTTGTCTTTCATCGCACGGCAAAACTTCAATCGCTGGAGGAGTTGTTGTTTCGTGATTAGAGTTTTCTTTGCTGGTCTGCGAGCTACAAGACCAAAGTCATTTGACAGAGGTTTCCTAACAGTCCTAGCACTCACTTGAATACCCCTGTCACTAGCTAGGCTTGCAACGCGTGCAGAAGAAGTATGCGGACTAGACACAACAATGCTCTTCAAATAATGATCATCACGATGATTTGTTTTTCGTACTCCCTTGCAGTTGGAACGTAGTGAAATACCTCCAGATCTTAAAACATTCTCAACAACAACCCTAAAAATTTTCAGTTTCCTTGCAATATTACGCTGAGAATAAGCTAAGCATTCAATGTTACAATTTGCCCCTTGACAAAATCATTAATATCTGGCTTTTTCCCCATTATCACACTAAAATAAGCAATAACAATATTATGGTTTTTCAGCAAGAAAtcatgaaatttaattaaatactaaGCCAAACACGTGTATATTATgcataacataaataataatgacgttatatataaacaaaccgAACGGCATAACGTTgttcttactttttttatacatatttcaTTTTACAGTAAATCAAGTGGCTTTAATTCAATGGCCactagtgtatatatatatatatatatatatatatatatatatatatagatatatatatatatatatatatacacatacatatatacatatataaaatataaaaaacaatatatatatttatatatatatatatctactatagcatatttatgtGAGCACTTGCTCACCTTTTTTGATTATCTAAATCGATACGgctattttagaaaaagaagaagaaaacgaagaataatgaataaaaagatTGCTGCGCCATTACAAACTCTCAGTTGGTGTAGCACTccactgcaagtcaggctatttgtcagtcgatgtatgtactgaagccctttgtaccaggctatttcagtatgacgtcacaCTGCTCACCTAAATTAGGAGTATaagatatatgtatacatatatgtacatacagTGGCAATATAAATAGCACACTTTAATGAACAGTTGGTTAAACTTTTTGATaccaagtttaattttttttattgcaattgctgttattttttataacatcaacaatgctttttttttttaacagaactACTCATTAGACATTTATAACTATCAAAATTGcatattttgaacattttagcGGTCgcgtttaaatttttgagatctTTTTAAACAGCACACATTTACTTTTTCTTAATGAAAAACCCAAAGTTCTTGCATTAtattgaaagaaaattattatacaCAGTATTTTAAGGATAAACTTGaaattcattttgtaaaaatcataTTCTTTCAACTATGGGGCAGGGTAAACATGGAACAGATGTCTTTCGAGGACAAATTTCCAGTTCAAGAACTAAACAACTCTGAATTAGCTCAAAAATTGTTCTCGTAAAAACGTTATCAATGCtatcaatttatttaacaatactGGCTcaataaagcaacaaaaaattcaagTCTAAAGAACGAAAGACAACCCCCAGAGAAGACGCAGCCATTGTCTGTATCGCTAAGCTATTTGGAAGAGTTGTCCGAAACTATTTGTCTTAAAACGCAATCTCGTCAGTCGTTCAAAGTTTGCAAATAGTACCTACACAAGGAGTTacgtttttgaaaaatatgctTTGGACTAACGAGTCTAAGTTTAATTGCTTAAGATCCGACGGAAAACAGTATGTTTGTCGTCCCCAAAACCAAGAACTTAGCCCTTTAACTTATTTagcaaaattatcataaaaaacataaaaaatgtatttattttttttttaaaaacgtaattttttttatgtaataaaatcaaaagtaacaatttttttttcgaaatgaatattatttttgaaatttttatataatttcgtttcatttgagtaccaggttgacatgtttttcaaaaacttttttttaaaaaatattaggaacCCATTAAATGTTCGAGGATCTTGAGaaaccccttaaaatattttttattcagaaaaattttaaacagtgCTTTTGTATTAGGTAGAACATATTTAGGAGGTGGGAGCAGACTAttgtcaaaaatgttgtttgtcaaaaatttttctttaaataataaatgttgttatattttctgtcatatgtataaaaaaactaaaatttgtatACTATATTTGAGTAACATAAGATTTCAGTAGGAAACATAgtaatgaaaaacataaattgtttgaGGAACTTTCAGTCTGAAGGATAGCTTTGGAAAATGAATGAAACTAGAATTACAAATGTCTATAAAGCATGAAAATGTTTGAATGCAAGTGGTGCTCAAGTTCcgccattttttatttacccCTGTTAACATATGACAGAAAGCTGTCTGTTGCACTTTTAAACTCAAGTATTAGAGTTCATTGAGTGATTAACAACAACTTTGTTGCTGTGATTATGGATTTAAAACTAATgagttattatttgtttttgatggTCATCACTCTTAAAACACTTGGTGTTACTAACTTTTGAGGCGAAAATGGAACTCTTCTCAATCTCATAACTCTTTTAACTCATTGCATACATAAGCTTCAGTCTTTTgacagtatattttttaaaccatttaaagtTAACTACAATACAACAGCAAACAACTgagcattttaataaagtacAATACTCACATCCTGGATGCagaatattgtattataatatttatttactggCTAATATTTAACAATGAATTAGGCTAATAATTAACaatgaattacttttttaagaaaatttaatggAAATTTAATGGCAATACTTACATTTATGTACTGTTATTAAAgggtaaaaagtttttaaaaccaggTAATagttgttgtttataaaaagtagtagttttttttataaacttttaataaattgttactGTTGAGGGCAAAATGCAAATCCGGTAGCATTTTATTACACGACTAGGGCAAAAGGTCCCCTTGTTTAATTACTTGTTTTTGggatatttaagtttattactagttgtaaaatatattttttattttaccaattaCTTCTTTCATAATTAAACGTTGGTTCTACAAGAAAtggaaaaagattttacaagaaatgaaaaaatggaAGAAATTGTAAAAGGATTTATAATATGCAATGAAATTTGTTAAATGGGGTATTTTGCTTCACCCTACCCTAATTTACTTTCTCTCTTTAACATATGactaattttttctattttaaagatTAAGTTTTTTCTCATCACTAAAATAGAGGCATATTTGACCAAGGTTATAATCATTATggatttttaaatcatattcatcttttaaatcatattcattaaatcatataattacgtaaaaaaaatatttccgaTTGCTATAGAGTTTGGTTTGATCGTGATGTATAACACTCTTGTATTCTACTACAGCATTGTAAGTTATACCTGACAATACTAAAACATTAGCTGGTGTATGTTCACTTTGCTACGTCTATCCCTGATTAAAtcagttaatttataaaaacattgcaGCGCGTTTAAATAAATCAGCCAATGTATGTACGCTTATTCACAAATAAACTGGCCACTATTTTTGATGTTGTTggataataaaactttataaagacaTCAAAAGTTTAACATGATATTTTAActtgagaataaaaaaaaaatatgagagTTTTACTGAGGAGTACGATACTTTTTACTtggaagtaaaaaaaatatacacacTACCTGTATTAATTATATTGTACGtactttattaataatatagtaCGTCACATACTATATTGCTAATATAATTACTAAAGGTACGTAATACGTAGTAACAAGACTTTCAATCTcgctttgtttttatttatttaccgGGTTAAAGGTCCCGCATTTGTTATTATCCGGGTTAAGAATCCGGTTATTTAGTTCCGAACAACTaagtttagaaaaacaaaaggTAGCCATTAAGATATActaaaaaatggatgaaaatgACGAATtacaaaatctatttttatggATCCGTGATCGTCTTGATTCAAGAAatgataaaagagaaaaaatactCAAGGTTAGTCGTGATATAacaaatgaaagtaaaaaagtcatatttAGTTTACTCCGTAAAGGCATTCCTACTGAAATGTTACTTAGTGAAGCAGAGATAAAgttgcagtttttaaaaaagcttctgAGTCATATATTCGAAGAACTAAAAGAAGAAGATGCATATATGTTTCATAAATCATTTTCTTTTGGAGTTCAAGAGTTTATTGAGGCTGTTTCactttatttctatattaaaaatgaaacattaatTGAATTTGACAATGTTTGTAACCAGTATTTTCTTTTTCACGGTtcaaagtcttttttatttccacAAGACTATCTAGGAGGAATTGCAGATTTAACAGGTGAACTTATGCGAGTTGCAGTGAACAGTTTGGGAGTGGACgacaatttaaatattaccAAGATATGTGAGTTTGCTAGATTGGTATACAAACAATTTTCTGTATTTGTTAGTTTGGATCCTGAGTTATTTAGAAAAGTTTGTGTTAtgaaaaacagtttaataaaaattgaaaatactatttatattttgaaagtaaGAGGAGCAGAATTATCAGAAAACTTTACTCCAACCAGTTTCCAATTTGAAATGGAATGTCTTGAAAatgatatttgattttaatagaatttataaaGTAACCTATAGAGAAATTGAGTaaaagtatatgttttttatttaacaatcttttagagtagataaaaaaaaggaaaactaaGTTATATAGACATTTGAAGTAGATAATAATTGGATTGATCTGTGCTATTTTCAACTACTTGAAAAATAATGGCATCTGTCAAcctacttttttaaacaataacaaataggTTTGACTTATTATTTCAAgttcttgaaattttattttagaaaatgtacaaataatttattatcagTTTTGCGCGATAACCTTAAACAGCTCAaagtttatcaaattgtttGACTTAAAAAGACATTTTAGTTAAATACAAATCTGCATAGATTTTCAGGCAAACAACATATCATATGTTTTTTGTCTTTCATTTTTCGACGTTTTACAACAACCCTAAAACACCCATAAGTGATTTTTTTCGTAAAACAATTTTCAGTGTGAGCAACAtgcatttttattacaataaagtatgtttacaatgcaCTGTAATGATTAATTTTAGATGGTCaatcatattttattcaattaaatcaaattaaaaatactgctatcacttaattttaagttaaatatagGAAATATTACACATATTATCtggttattatattatgttatatatcatatcatattttatatcatattttgtaaatacccaaaaatattttcataagaagaaatttaaaatctgtaataaaatgaaatttatgaaatttaaaacctgtcaataaaaataaaaaatctattagtgttcaaaaataatGGCCATGTAATGTTTCCACCCTTCGCAAATTGACGTGTTTTtttatggtcataacttttaatcattaaaaGATTATCCTTTCCTATAAGATATTTGATGGCTAAGGCtttaaacaagtatttttaaaacaacaagtGTTAACCTTAAATAATATGTGcctcttaataaaataacaaaaacagttttgaagacaaaaaagattaaagctCTTTAGAActatcttatttttgttttatagaaatCTATGGAActttgagaattttaaataaagtttgatttttcaggagttatattaaaaacactaaatattaattttctaaaagtacCAAAACTGACAAAAATGCTatagaatttatatattttaggcTAAATTAATTCTATAGAAATCCTGCAAAGTATCTCAAGTAGTTATGAATCAATTTTAgtctatttaaaaatctaaaatgacAAATTCTTATGACAATAAACAGctattattatgttatataacgtttttgaaattatttaaaaatttaaaaatcttctcACTATAGACTCACCAGGAATAATTAATGTGAAACACTAACATGCAGAATTCGTTAATTAAACCACTTTTGCCACTATGGATCTTATATTGGACTGTGATTTTCTTAAAGATAGATCAATAACTTATGTAGGTCGCTGCAATTTAGGTGTACTTCgtaaacatttctttaattcgtttcatttccaataaaaaatgGCTGGTGCATATATTTACAAgcaattttgtgtatttttctatatttattaaagatattctttttttgaaacatactgtctatatgaatttataaaaagtttatcatttttttaatataattataaacattattttttcgtgctgatataaaaaaatgttaatatatgtaaaataaaattaatataaattaataaaaataagtgatgaaatttttattgagcTCAAGCTAAAATTAATATGGAAAATAAACGTTAAATTTTCTGCCgccaaataacttttttttccttttttaaaaaagtggatATTAAACTCTCGGGAATAAAAATTGctactacaccttttcaagatgtaattgagaactgaaaattgtaaatttgaaatgaaatagaaattaaagttgtaattaaggaacgtaagatgtaatttagaacatgaaagttgtaaaaaaaaaatcgttagaTGTAATTGAAAAGATAAAAGTTCTAATTGAGAAAAGTATAAAGAATACAAAGTCCTttgtattttgaattttgtagtCCTAATATGCTTTGTAATTTAAGGctagaaataataatataatatcaataaagtATAAACAGTCATGAAAAAGGCATTTGAAGTTTAGGCGGTAACTGAAAAAATCCTGTTGGGTGTcaattaaaactttcttttatttttgtttgtgaaaaatttaattgagaTTTCAGatgaaaaatgaataaaacccaaataatttatttacataaaaatttaaatttaaacaacgtCATTAAAAATCATTGCAATATTCAGTTGAGCGCCAACTTGGACGTCTTCTATATTTAAAATCGTTGCGTAATGAGTGGTCGTATGTTGTACAGCGCGTGTACAATCACCTcccattattgtattttttgccGCAGTAACATTTCTTTCTAAATACTGCATTCGTTGTTCCATAATCCCAGCACCGAATACAGGTGAAATGCGAATAGCATATTTaacgtttatttatttatttttggacCAGATATCTTCCACTGGGTTTAACATTGGACTGTAGGGTCTTAATCGTAATAACTGAGCTAGTGGATTTTCAAACACCCTTTCCAAACGAGTGTAACATGGAGCATTGTCTGTTACGACGACTAAATCCTCTaaacgattcccggatgtaaATAACTGGTTAAACAAAGCCAACATCCACTGGTTACAAGAATCTGCTTAAATGATCCTCTGCGAGTTTCcatcatgacgacatttgttgTTGATATAGCTGTAATCAAATATATGTTTGCACCTTTTGAAGAAGGTATTTTCATTATTGCTCTTTTCCTCTGTTTGGCACGTCCTtacgtttttctacaaaaaagattaaaatttgtttcaaccAAACTATCTGATGACCATTTGTGATGTGTTCGTTAATGTTcctaacatattcagctcttttttgtttgttttcattacTATTTATTGTAGTAGGCTCAttgtgcaattttttaaatgaaaatagtctgccttcgaggtaattGGCAATCGTGGTTGTGCTGACGCTAAtattaaattgtcttaatatccTTGTTTTAATGGCCACCAATGTCAACTGACAGCCACTTTCAATCTATGCTAGcgtttcttcgatttgatcatcggttaatttttttggtttaaaatcaattctttcaataaaatttaaatttccgCTGCGGACCCAATTGTATACTGTTTTATATTTGATTCCTAAAGTTTGCGCCAGAGTCACCCAATCGTCGTTTCGCTCAGCACATTCAATTACTCTTTTTCTATCATTCGATGaagataaaacataatattttttttcaacttgtttAGTTGTATGTATTTCATATCTACAAATTGGACAAGGTGGTTCTATTTGTTCCAGAAGTGGTTGTAAACAAATTTGTTGAAATAAGTTCTTGCACGGATTCAATTTAATAACAGACTTTCTATTCATAGTGTATTGACAAATAACACGATATTTCAATTCCATTACCGTATTACTGTATTGCTGGTGCATACAAATgctaaatttgatattattaacttattaaaatgcATGCCTAAGAAGATCGTTTATAATGACCTTTAAGCGCTTACATTGAATTTGCAATTACAAATAATGTATTCTCATTTACATATCACGATTTCTTAATTACagcttttgtttttcaaattaaatattgcgatttcttatttacatgttgggtttctcaattacattttaaaatttcttagttatatgttgtgtttcttaattacatattgcGACTTCTAACATGTTgtatttctcaattacattttacttgtcttaaaacaactttcaatttctcaattacatcttgaaaaggtgtagtgaACTTACAACTTATCCTAATATAACTCTTAACCTAGTACGTTGatcaagaaacttttttaaaacatatccTAATATAACTCTTTACGTCAatcaagaatcttttttcaatacttaatttgctatttctaataaaaagttattagttaaAAACGGAAATGGTGTTGAATGAAGTACATTAAATGTTGACTTAAAAGGTAAAACTGTTTATCTAGAACCCCTGGATAATTGCATTTGTTCAGATGATTTGTTCCGAATTAATGTTCGATGAGTTTGATAGAGCCTtcaaatctgtttaaaaaaataaagcaatttgaGCAGATCAAATGAATAGAAACGTGGTTATAGATTGCTTTGAACAActtaaagttgttctttttaaaatctttagggCTTCTATCCATCAAAGAGTATTgccagaacaattaaaaa
The nucleotide sequence above comes from Hydra vulgaris chromosome 09, alternate assembly HydraT2T_AEP. Encoded proteins:
- the LOC100198406 gene encoding translin-associated protein X isoform X2, which produces MDENDELQNLFLWIRDRLDSRNDKREKILKVSRDITNESKKVIFSLLRKGIPTEMLLSEAEIKLQFLKKLLSHIFEELKEEDAYMFHKSFSFGVQEFIEAVSLYFYIKNETLIEFDNVCNQYFLFHGSKSFLFPQDYLGGIADLTGELMRVAVNSLGVDDNLNITKICEFARLVYKQFSVFVSLDPELFRKVCVMKNSLIKIENTIYILKVRGAELSENFTPTSFQFEMECLENDI